GAAGGCACCGTCGTAGATGCCACCCTGATTGCCGCTCCGCCTTCGACCAAAAACCAGGGTCAGCAACGCGACCCCGACATGCACCCGACCAAGAAGGGCAACAACTGGCAATCGGGATGAAGATGCACATCGGCGTCGATGCCGACTCCGGGCTGATCCACGCGGCAGTCGGCACGGCGGCCAATGTCAGCGATGTGGTCATGGCCGGCGAACTGCTGCATGACTAGGAGCGCCGGGTGTATGCCGATGCCGGCTACACCGGGGTCAGCAAGCGTGAGGAACACGCAGAGCGCGCAGTCGATTGGCATGTCGCGCTCATGCGCAGCCAGGTCAGGCAACTCCCAGACAATGAAATGGGAGGCCTGACCCGCCACATCGAGCGGCTTAAAGCCTGTGTCCGGTCGAAGGTCGAACACCCATTCCGCACCGTCAAGAACCTCTTTGGCCACCGGAAAACCCGATATCGTGGGCTGGCGAAGAACACCCATCAATGGCAAGTGCTGTTCGCGCTGGCCAACGTCTATCGAGTTCGACACCAACTGCTCGCCATGGTTGCCGCCTGAGGTCACAGGCAAGGTGTGCCGGCAGTTCATTGCGGGGCGGAAATCCCAGGCGAACTTGCCCCAAATACCGCCGTTTCGGACCACTTTATGACTGACCAACACCCCAATAGGGTCCAACCGGCCTAAACGCATCAGGTCCTCCCATTAATCGGCGTTTCCTCAATGCACGTTGAATCAGGGTTCTGATAAAAAAGTCACGGCGGCATGCCGGGACTGTTGCTGCGGAAAACAACGAGGATCAGCCTACCGTGGCGCGCAGGTTTTTTGCCGCGGTGACCATGTTGGTCAGCGCCGGGATCACCTCGCTCCACTGCCGGGTCTTGAGGCCGCAGTCCGGATTGACCCACAGGCGCTCGGCCGGAATGCGCTCGGCAGCCTTCTTCATCAGCTGCACGATGTGGTCCTGGGTCGGGATGTTGGGTGAGTGGATGTCATACACGCCCGGGCCGATCTCGTTCGGGTAATTGAAGTCATCGAAGGCATCGAGCAGCTCCATGTCGGAGCGCGAGGTCTCGATGGTGATCACGTCGGCGTCCATGTTGGCGATGGAAGCGATGATGTCGTTGAACTCGGAGTAGCACATGTGGGTGTGGATCTGGGTCTCATCCGCCACGCCGTTGGCGGTGATGCGGAAGGACTCCACGGCCCAATCCAGGTACTCCTGCCATTGCGACTTGCGCAGGGGCAGCCCTTCGCGCAGCGCGGCCTCGTCGATCTGGATCATGCGCACGCCGGCCTTCTCCAAGTCCAGCACCTCTTCGCGGATGGCCAGGGCGAGCTGCTTGCACGACACCGAGCGCGGCTGGTCGTCACGCACGAAGGACCAGTTGAGGATGGTGACCGGGCCGGTCAGCATCCCCTTCATCGGCTTGCTCGCCAGTGATTGCGCGTATTTGATCCATTCGACGGTCATGGCTTTGGGACGTCTGATGTCGCCGAACAGGATGGGCGGTTTTACACAGCGCGAACCATAGGACTGCACCCAACCGAACTGGCTGAAGGCATAGCCCTCCAATTGCTCGCCGAAATACTCGACCATGTCGTTGCGCTCGGCCTCGCCGTGCACGAACACATCGAGGCCCAGGGCTTCCTGCTCGCGCACGCTGCGGGCGATCTCGGCCTGCATCGCCACCTTGTAGGCGGCTTCATCGATCTCGCCCGCCTTGAACTGGTGCCGTACCTGGCGGATTTCCGGCGTCTGCGGGAAGGAGCCGATGGTGGTGGTGGGAAACTTGGGCAGCTTCAGCAGCGCGGCCTGCTTGACGGCGCGCTGGGTGTAGGGACTTTGGCGCTGGCCCAGCTTGGCGTCGAGCTTGGCCAGGGCGGCCTTGACTGCCGGGTTGTTGACGCGCGGCGAGTCGCGGCGCCCCGCGATGGCGGTGTGGTTGGCGTCCAGTTCGTCCCGCACGGCATCGCAGCCTTGGTTCAGAGAGGTGGCCAGCACGGCGAGTTCGTCCAGCTTCTGCTTGGCGAAGGCCAGCCAGGACTTGATCTCTCCGTCGAGCCTCTGTTCGCTGTCCAAATCCACCGGTACATGCAGCAGCGAGCAGGATGGCGCGATCCACAGGCGATCGCCCAGTTGCTCCGCCAGTGGTTCAAGCCAATCAAGCACCGCGCTTAAATCAGTCTTCCATATGTTGCGGCCATTGATGACCCCCAAGGACAGCACCTTGTCCACCGACAACAGGTTCAGCAGCGGCTCGATGTCGACGCGATCATTGACAGCATCCACATGCAAACCCGCTACTGGCAAATTCACAGCCAACCTCCTGTTTTCGAGCAACTGCCCGAAGTAGGTGGCGAGCAACAGCTTAACCGGGCAGTTTTTGAGGTGCTGGTAGGCGAAGTTAAAGGCTTGCTGCCAGTCTGCATCCAGTTCAGTCACAAGGATAGGTTCGTCGATTTGCACCCACTCCACTCCTTGTGCCGCCAGCGTTTCCAACAATTCAACGTAAACGGGCAACAGGCGATCCAGCAGGGCGAGCTTATGGGAGCCATCCTTGGCCTTGCCGAGGGCCAGGTAGGTTACCGGCCCGATGATCACCGGCTTAGGCCTAACCCCCTGGGCCTTGGCTTCGGCCAGTTGCTCCAATAGGCGGGAGGCGTCCAGATTGAATTCGGTGGCGGCGGTGAATTCAGGGACGATGTAGTGGTAGTTGGTGTCGAACCACTTGGTCATCTCGCCGGCGGCCACCCCGCCGCAGCACTGCGCCTGCTCGTCGGCGGCGTGGGTCGAACGGCCGCGCGCAACGCGGAAATAGTTGTCCAGCGCGTCGCCGTGGAATCCCTGTACGCGCTCGGGCAGATTGCCCAGCGTGAAGCTCATGTCCAGCACTTGGTCGTAAAAGGCGAAATCGCCGACCGGCACGAGGTCGAGCGCCGACTGGTCCTGCCAGTGGCGGCGGCGCAGTTGGGCGCCCAGTGCTTTCAGTTCGTCGCGGGACGACTGCCCCTTCCAGTAAGACTCGAGGGCGAATTTGAGTTCGCGTTTCGCGCCGATGCGCGGAAAGCCGAGATTGTGCGTAGTGACCATGATGCGATCCTTGGGTGAGTAATAAGGTCATGCCATGCTACGCATTTCAGTTCATGAGGAAAAATGGTATTATTTCATAAATCAATTAACATTGTTCATGGATGTGTTTCCCTCATGGCCATACTGGAACGCGCCCATCTCGAAGTTGTTCGCGCCGTCGACCTGCACGGTTCGCTGACCGCCGCCGCCGAAAAACTGCATCTGACGCAGTCCGCGCTCAGCCACACCGTGCGTAAACTGGAGGATCAGCTCGGGCTCGCCATCTGGCGCCGCGAGGGACGCAGCCTGCGGCCGACCCAGGCCGGCGAGTATCTATTGGCGGTCGCCAACCGGTTGTTGCCCCAACTCGCCCACGCCGAGGAACGCCTCCGGCAGTTTGCCTTGGGCGAGCGCGGCACGTTGTGCATCGGCATGGAGTGCCATCCCTGCTATCAATGGCTGCTGAAGATCGTGTCGCCCTATCTCGCCGCATGGCCGTCGGTCGACGTGGACGTGAAGCAGAAATTCCAGTTCGGTGGCATCGGCGCGCTGCTCGGCTACGAGATCGACATTCTGGTAACGCCCGACCCGCTGCATAAGACAGGTCTGGTCTTCGAGCCGGTGTTCGACTACGAGCAGGTGCTGGTCGTAGGTGCCAAGCATCCCTTGCGCGATGTGACGTACGTGCAGCCCCAGCAGCTCTCCGACGAGACCCTGATCACTTACCCGGTCGCCATCGATCGGCTCGATATCTATACCCAATTCCTCACGCCGGCCGGCATCAGCCCGAAGCGCCACAAATCCATCGAGAGCACCGACATCATGTTGCAGATGGTCTCCAGCGGGCGCGGGGTGGCCGCGCTGCCGCGCTGGCTGGTGGAAGAACAATCGGCCAAGTTCGAGGTGTTTTCAGCCAAGCTGGGGCAGCAAGGTGTGGCCAAGCAGATCTTCCTGGGCTTCCGCGAGGAAGATGCGGAGATTGACTACCTGCGCGCCTTCCTCGACCTGGCGCGCACGTATCGTGACCGCACACGGTGAAAAACATGGATCACAAGCCTGATCTCAAGCGCAGACCGCTCCCGCTGCCCAACGGCCACGACAAGGTGCTGCTGCATTTGTTGTTGTGCGCCCTGCAGCGGGGTGGTCATGGAGGCGATGGTGGCCACCGGCATCGACTTCACCATCTTCATCTACAACCCCAACATCCACCTGCGGGTTTTAGGCTGGTACCGGTTTAGCCGAGAAGTTCGTGTCCGAATCTTCAGTTTGAGGTCGGCTTTTTGAGTGGAGCTGACGCTCCAAAGTCCCGCGCGAACCCGGCACAGAGGTCCGGAATTGGCTGCTACTGTTAATTCAACGGCGATCCCATAACCTGACGTTTGCCGAAAACTGGGAATGGAAGGCGGATGGCCGGTTTGGCCGATGGTTCGGCGCCGACGTAGTGATCAGGAACGACAGCAATGTAATCATCAGCGGCCGTACCGATGCGGAATCCCCACTGTGATCCAGGTCGCGGATAGCCAACCGGCGGGCTTTACGCCTTAGGGGACGGGCATGGCCGTCGTCCGTGGGTGACTCTCAATTGAGCGGGAATGGCCACTTACCGCACTGGGTTGTGTGCAGGCAGCGACCGGCCGCGCCCGAGTCATTGAAGTAGCGACGATTTGGTCAATTGAACCACCAAGTCTGGCAGCCAGCCGTTTCTTAAGCAATATCTGAGTCATCTTCTAATGCTTCTCCATTGCTCCCTCCGCTCGAATTTCATGGCGCTCGTTTGGTACATATCAGCTTAAGAGATCTGACTGGGTGGCCTGTTGGAAGGGAATGCTGCGGAAATGCGCTGTCAGATGCCAGGATTCAAGGCCGACCGAAATCATTTTTCAAAACCGCTTGACCTTGCCATGATGGGAAGGTGCAGCATGATGGCCCTCGATGATTTGTTCTTGAGGAGCCGAATATGGAACACCACCATCACACTCAGTCGACTGACAGTCCCGCGACGTTCAATAACCTGCTGGCCTTGAAGGCGACACTGCATTGCTTGTCCGGCTGCGCGATTGGCGAAGTGTTGGGCCTTTTAATTGGCAGCGCGCTGGGATGGAGCAACTTCGGCACGGTTGCCCTCGCGATCGTCTTGGCCTTTCTGACCGGCTACACCTTCACGCTGGTCCCCCTTCAGAATGCAGGGATGGGATGGCGCATGGCGGCGGGTACGGCCCTTGCCGCTGATACCGCTTCCATTGCGGTCATGGAACTGGTCGACAACCTGACCATGTTGCTGATCC
This sequence is a window from Methyloterricola oryzae. Protein-coding genes within it:
- a CDS encoding DUF4396 domain-containing protein, coding for MEHHHHTQSTDSPATFNNLLALKATLHCLSGCAIGEVLGLLIGSALGWSNFGTVALAIVLAFLTGYTFTLVPLQNAGMGWRMAAGTALAADTASIAVMELVDNLTMLLIPGAMDAPLDTGMFWISLLASLFLAGLAALPLNRWLIGRGRGHALAHGHAH
- the metE gene encoding 5-methyltetrahydropteroyltriglutamate--homocysteine S-methyltransferase, with the translated sequence MVTTHNLGFPRIGAKRELKFALESYWKGQSSRDELKALGAQLRRRHWQDQSALDLVPVGDFAFYDQVLDMSFTLGNLPERVQGFHGDALDNYFRVARGRSTHAADEQAQCCGGVAAGEMTKWFDTNYHYIVPEFTAATEFNLDASRLLEQLAEAKAQGVRPKPVIIGPVTYLALGKAKDGSHKLALLDRLLPVYVELLETLAAQGVEWVQIDEPILVTELDADWQQAFNFAYQHLKNCPVKLLLATYFGQLLENRRLAVNLPVAGLHVDAVNDRVDIEPLLNLLSVDKVLSLGVINGRNIWKTDLSAVLDWLEPLAEQLGDRLWIAPSCSLLHVPVDLDSEQRLDGEIKSWLAFAKQKLDELAVLATSLNQGCDAVRDELDANHTAIAGRRDSPRVNNPAVKAALAKLDAKLGQRQSPYTQRAVKQAALLKLPKFPTTTIGSFPQTPEIRQVRHQFKAGEIDEAAYKVAMQAEIARSVREQEALGLDVFVHGEAERNDMVEYFGEQLEGYAFSQFGWVQSYGSRCVKPPILFGDIRRPKAMTVEWIKYAQSLASKPMKGMLTGPVTILNWSFVRDDQPRSVSCKQLALAIREEVLDLEKAGVRMIQIDEAALREGLPLRKSQWQEYLDWAVESFRITANGVADETQIHTHMCYSEFNDIIASIANMDADVITIETSRSDMELLDAFDDFNYPNEIGPGVYDIHSPNIPTQDHIVQLMKKAAERIPAERLWVNPDCGLKTRQWSEVIPALTNMVTAAKNLRATVG
- a CDS encoding LysR family transcriptional regulator, translated to MAILERAHLEVVRAVDLHGSLTAAAEKLHLTQSALSHTVRKLEDQLGLAIWRREGRSLRPTQAGEYLLAVANRLLPQLAHAEERLRQFALGERGTLCIGMECHPCYQWLLKIVSPYLAAWPSVDVDVKQKFQFGGIGALLGYEIDILVTPDPLHKTGLVFEPVFDYEQVLVVGAKHPLRDVTYVQPQQLSDETLITYPVAIDRLDIYTQFLTPAGISPKRHKSIESTDIMLQMVSSGRGVAALPRWLVEEQSAKFEVFSAKLGQQGVAKQIFLGFREEDAEIDYLRAFLDLARTYRDRTR